The Lewinellaceae bacterium genome has a segment encoding these proteins:
- a CDS encoding outer membrane lipoprotein-sorting protein, which translates to MLNKLYIVMVALVAAFSLSAQSVDDILNNYFENTGGLENWHNLKSTRTEATMSMGGMEFQGIIFAKFPNKQRVEVDVQGQKIIQSYDGETAWWINPFASGPEAQPMPDEMAEDMKKQEFENPFINYREKESKVELLGEELVEGTETFKVRLTKKDGSEETYFFDKEYFIPVMIQSLITSGQAQGQMTEIYFSDYQEVEGLMMPFFLETKVGGQSVQKITIKKIEVNVNMEDSFFDFPKK; encoded by the coding sequence ATGCTCAATAAACTTTATATCGTTATGGTAGCCTTGGTGGCTGCCTTTTCCCTTTCGGCCCAGAGTGTAGATGACATCCTGAACAACTATTTTGAAAATACAGGCGGACTCGAAAACTGGCACAACCTGAAATCGACCCGTACGGAGGCAACAATGTCTATGGGCGGCATGGAATTTCAAGGGATCATCTTTGCGAAATTCCCGAACAAACAGCGCGTGGAGGTAGATGTGCAGGGACAGAAGATCATACAGTCCTATGATGGGGAAACCGCCTGGTGGATCAACCCTTTTGCCTCCGGCCCGGAGGCCCAACCCATGCCGGATGAGATGGCAGAGGATATGAAAAAGCAGGAGTTTGAGAACCCGTTTATCAATTACAGAGAAAAGGAAAGCAAGGTGGAGTTGCTCGGTGAAGAATTGGTGGAGGGTACAGAGACCTTCAAGGTCAGGTTGACTAAAAAGGACGGCAGTGAGGAAACCTATTTCTTCGACAAGGAGTATTTCATTCCGGTCATGATTCAGTCGCTGATCACCTCCGGACAAGCACAGGGTCAGATGACGGAGATCTACTTCAGTGACTACCAGGAAGTGGAAGGATTGATGATGCCTTTTTTCCTGGAAACTAAGGTCGGGGGGCAATCCGTGCAGAAGATCACCATTAAAAAAATAGAAGTCAACGTAAATATGGAAGACAGTTTCTTTGATTTTCCTAAAAAATAA
- the arr gene encoding NAD(+)--rifampin ADP-ribosyltransferase, with the protein MEKNKIGDKSNKSGQSPFAQTYFHGTKADLKVGDLIEVGFNSNFGQRKNAKYIFLTATLDAAIWGAELAFGAERERIYLVEPTGAIEDDPDLTDRKFPGNPTKSYRSTHPFKVVGEVTIWQGHPLEQVKAMKDGLAKLNAQGINSLNDK; encoded by the coding sequence ATGGAGAAAAACAAAATCGGAGACAAATCGAATAAATCTGGTCAAAGCCCTTTTGCTCAAACCTACTTCCACGGAACAAAGGCAGACTTAAAGGTTGGAGACTTAATCGAAGTGGGTTTTAACTCAAACTTTGGACAAAGAAAAAATGCCAAATACATTTTCCTGACAGCAACATTAGATGCTGCAATCTGGGGTGCTGAACTTGCCTTTGGAGCAGAACGAGAAAGAATCTATTTAGTTGAACCAACAGGTGCCATTGAAGACGACCCTGATTTAACAGATAGAAAATTCCCGGGTAATCCAACAAAATCTTATCGTTCAACACATCCATTTAAAGTAGTCGGAGAAGTTACCATTTGGCAAGGGCATCCGCTGGAGCAAGTTAAGGCAATGAAAGACGGGTTAGCAAAACTTAATGCTCAAGGGATTAATTCTTTAAATGACAAATAG
- a CDS encoding DUF2200 domain-containing protein, protein MNNSDTHHQRIAKMTFASVYPLYLAKVEKKGRTKEELHQVIEWLTGFNHKKMQELINEKVTFETFFEQASLNPNAPLITGVICGYRIEEIENPLTRQVRYLDKLVDELARGRKLEKILRSS, encoded by the coding sequence ATGAATAATTCTGATACACACCATCAGCGTATTGCAAAAATGACATTTGCTTCAGTCTATCCACTGTATCTCGCAAAAGTGGAAAAGAAGGGCAGAACAAAAGAAGAATTACATCAGGTCATAGAGTGGTTAACAGGTTTTAACCATAAAAAAATGCAGGAACTCATAAATGAAAAAGTGACTTTTGAAACATTCTTCGAACAGGCTTCTCTTAATCCCAATGCGCCACTTATCACCGGAGTGATCTGTGGGTATCGTATAGAGGAAATTGAGAATCCTTTGACACGGCAGGTTCGGTATTTGGATAAGTTGGTGGATGAGTTAGCCAGGGGCAGGAAATTGGAAAAGATATTACGCAGTTCGTAG
- a CDS encoding aminopeptidase P family protein yields MQTVNDRIALLRTNMRDLNLDAYLIPTSDPHQSEYVADHWKARVWLSGFTGSSGILVVTRDHAGLWTDSRYFLQAEEELRPSEVVLHKQTVPYAPEHIPWLIDQLPEGSTVGCDGYLFSHDELRGIEKELGQKNIGLHYRVDIVAQIWANRPPLPQKEVFEHDTRFAGKSREEKLSVVRKKMNPTGANSYLVSTLDDIAWILNIRSSDIAYNPVCISYLVIEKDRTCWFVDASKIPSALEQKMEKQGIYLKAYDAVEDYLKALPSGTKLLVDSSTLNARLFEAIPAGVPVQGSNIVCNLKAIKNETEIGHIRNAMKKDGVALLRFYRWLEATLAAGDTVGEAAAAKKLAGFRSLQEGYFGESFGAIVGYKANGAIIHYSPEEDKCAQIGQQGMLLLDSGGQYLDGTTDITRTTVMGEASEEQKINYTLVLKGHIALANTKFPAGTTGVQLDTLARMFLWQAGLNYGHGTGHGVGFFLNVHEPPQGITPNPKTSRGQNPIQPGMLTSNEPGFYKTGEYGIRIENLVVCIEAEENEYGKFLGFETVTLFPIDTTLIKIELLDQQEKKWLNHYHQKVFKSISPELDDQERAWLEKKCKAI; encoded by the coding sequence ATGCAAACCGTTAATGACCGCATTGCTCTACTGCGCACAAACATGCGCGACCTGAATCTTGATGCCTACCTGATTCCCACCAGCGATCCTCATCAAAGTGAATACGTGGCAGACCACTGGAAAGCAAGGGTCTGGCTTTCCGGCTTTACCGGCTCTTCCGGTATCTTGGTCGTCACTCGGGACCATGCGGGACTTTGGACCGATTCCCGCTACTTTTTACAGGCAGAAGAAGAGCTTCGCCCAAGTGAGGTGGTGCTGCATAAACAAACGGTTCCTTATGCCCCGGAACACATCCCATGGTTGATAGACCAGCTCCCTGAAGGAAGCACGGTGGGTTGCGATGGCTATCTCTTTTCCCATGATGAATTGAGAGGTATTGAAAAAGAACTGGGCCAAAAGAATATAGGACTCCACTACAGGGTAGATATCGTTGCACAGATCTGGGCAAACCGGCCTCCCTTGCCCCAAAAAGAAGTTTTTGAGCACGACACCCGTTTTGCCGGTAAAAGCCGGGAGGAAAAACTGTCGGTCGTCAGAAAAAAAATGAACCCAACAGGGGCCAATTCCTACCTGGTGAGCACCCTGGACGACATAGCATGGATACTGAATATCCGTTCTTCAGATATAGCTTATAATCCCGTATGCATCTCCTACCTGGTGATTGAAAAAGACCGGACCTGCTGGTTTGTGGATGCCTCAAAAATTCCGTCCGCCCTCGAACAGAAAATGGAAAAGCAAGGCATTTATTTGAAAGCATACGATGCGGTCGAAGATTATTTAAAAGCACTCCCTTCCGGGACAAAACTGCTCGTGGATTCCTCTACGCTTAATGCCCGTTTGTTTGAGGCAATTCCTGCTGGAGTGCCCGTTCAAGGCTCGAACATTGTTTGTAATCTTAAAGCCATAAAAAATGAAACGGAAATTGGCCACATTCGCAATGCAATGAAAAAGGATGGCGTCGCACTCCTCCGTTTTTACCGGTGGCTGGAAGCGACCCTGGCAGCAGGCGATACCGTAGGAGAAGCGGCCGCAGCAAAAAAACTCGCTGGTTTCAGGTCCCTGCAAGAGGGTTATTTTGGCGAAAGCTTCGGCGCCATTGTAGGCTACAAGGCTAATGGAGCCATCATACATTACAGCCCGGAAGAGGATAAATGTGCACAGATAGGACAGCAGGGCATGTTATTGCTGGATTCAGGTGGGCAGTACTTGGATGGGACTACGGATATCACCAGAACCACGGTTATGGGCGAGGCCAGTGAAGAACAAAAGATCAATTACACCCTTGTATTAAAAGGACATATCGCCCTGGCCAATACCAAATTCCCGGCGGGCACCACCGGCGTGCAACTCGATACGCTGGCCAGGATGTTCCTGTGGCAAGCCGGGCTGAATTATGGTCACGGAACCGGACATGGTGTAGGATTCTTTTTGAATGTGCATGAACCTCCCCAGGGCATTACCCCTAATCCGAAAACGAGCAGGGGCCAAAACCCGATACAACCGGGCATGCTGACTTCCAACGAACCGGGTTTTTATAAAACAGGGGAATATGGAATCCGTATTGAGAACCTCGTGGTATGTATTGAGGCCGAAGAAAACGAATACGGCAAATTCCTCGGCTTTGAAACAGTGACTTTGTTTCCTATCGATACAACATTGATAAAAATAGAGCTGTTAGATCAGCAGGAAAAAAAGTGGCTCAACCACTACCACCAAAAGGTTTTTAAAAGCATAAGTCCCGAGCTTGATGACCAGGAAAGAGCATGGCTCGAGAAAAAGTGCAAAGCTATTTAA
- a CDS encoding DUF1330 domain-containing protein, translating into MEKNKTFLIVNAIPNTEDMVSFQSYISQIIGIFTQFGGTGMQRWKTSEQVMGKGGIKAIAVFEFPSAQSIKEMMASEEFNSLNELRIKAYKQEVDLMICETL; encoded by the coding sequence ATGGAAAAAAATAAAACTTTTCTAATCGTTAACGCTATACCTAATACAGAGGATATGGTAAGTTTTCAATCCTATATTTCTCAAATCATTGGTATCTTTACACAGTTTGGTGGAACTGGAATGCAACGTTGGAAAACAAGCGAGCAAGTGATGGGAAAAGGTGGTATAAAAGCAATTGCTGTGTTTGAATTTCCTTCAGCACAATCCATAAAAGAAATGATGGCAAGCGAAGAATTTAATTCCCTGAACGAATTACGTATAAAAGCCTACAAACAAGAAGTAGATTTAATGATTTGCGAAACTTTGTGA
- a CDS encoding SRPBCC family protein: protein MGKLTTIKREIEINQSKDKVWKALADFGNICHGHPAVSKSFITSTQKEGVGATRHCDFTMMGATAEEKVTEWNEGKNIKIEVAELKKMPGIDTMALDLAIRQNGDKTTLSSTMAYSMKNGFFDVMNSLMMKNMNAKLLDGIMAGHKLYIETGTIVNEKTKLDTSIVKIIN, encoded by the coding sequence ATGGGAAAATTAACAACAATCAAACGAGAGATTGAAATCAATCAATCAAAGGACAAAGTTTGGAAAGCATTAGCAGACTTTGGCAATATTTGTCACGGACATCCCGCGGTAAGTAAATCATTCATTACTTCTACGCAAAAAGAAGGAGTTGGTGCAACGCGACATTGTGATTTTACAATGATGGGAGCAACTGCCGAAGAAAAAGTAACCGAATGGAATGAAGGTAAAAACATCAAAATTGAAGTCGCTGAACTTAAAAAAATGCCGGGAATTGACACAATGGCTTTAGACTTGGCTATCAGACAAAATGGAGATAAAACCACATTATCCAGCACTATGGCTTATTCAATGAAAAACGGCTTTTTCGATGTCATGAACAGTCTAATGATGAAAAATATGAATGCCAAATTATTAGACGGAATTATGGCCGGACACAAACTGTATATCGAAACTGGAACTATTGTGAATGAAAAAACAAAATTAGACACATCAATTGTAAAAATAATAAACTAG
- a CDS encoding TetR/AcrR family transcriptional regulator: MNVKHDKEKVLKTGLGMFCNKGYNSLGVDEICKVTGMTKGAFYNAFKSKEQFLIEAILLYAKNNVNRIKAQLQSNNTQTAYERLLQFYVNMLDVQPKVNFMGCFINNIMSELGAANEKVGLASTQAFDEFIDAIEPTVMEAQQNNELNSEWNARQITELLHSTFYGSLTRAKSSKDNEQGINTMKLLFNNLKTTK; encoded by the coding sequence ATGAATGTAAAGCACGACAAAGAAAAGGTATTGAAAACAGGACTTGGAATGTTTTGTAACAAAGGATATAACAGTCTTGGTGTTGACGAAATATGCAAAGTTACAGGAATGACTAAAGGAGCATTTTATAATGCATTTAAAAGCAAAGAACAGTTTTTAATTGAAGCCATTTTGTTATATGCAAAAAACAATGTGAACCGAATTAAGGCACAACTTCAATCAAATAATACACAAACTGCTTACGAACGCCTTCTTCAATTTTATGTCAATATGCTTGATGTACAGCCAAAAGTGAATTTTATGGGTTGTTTCATTAACAACATTATGTCTGAATTAGGGGCTGCCAATGAAAAGGTTGGATTAGCTTCTACTCAAGCATTTGATGAATTTATAGATGCAATAGAACCTACTGTAATGGAAGCGCAACAAAATAATGAATTGAATTCAGAATGGAACGCTAGACAAATTACAGAGCTCTTACATTCTACGTTTTACGGTTCTCTTACAAGAGCTAAAAGTTCAAAAGACAATGAACAAGGCATCAACACAATGAAACTATTATTCAACAATTTAAAAACAACTAAATAA
- a CDS encoding FMN-binding negative transcriptional regulator: MYNFSYFKEKNKQIILEFIEQNPFAFMTGSFLSGKQVATQIPVLLEERNGEVFLQGHIMRKTEHHKAFVENPNGLLLFTGPSCYVSASWYSNPQIGSTWNYMSVHVAGEVKFMSDEELVDFMRKLTLKFEKGNTKSLTFYDNLPDNFLNKMMPAIVGFEIKADNIENVFKLSQNRDEKSYLNIISKLEEQGGQSALIASEMRIRQSELFPEGIEWDGSKFDS; this comes from the coding sequence ATGTATAATTTTTCATATTTCAAAGAAAAGAACAAACAAATAATTTTGGAATTCATAGAGCAAAATCCATTTGCTTTTATGACTGGTAGTTTTTTGTCAGGTAAACAGGTGGCAACCCAGATACCCGTTTTACTCGAAGAGAGGAATGGAGAAGTATTTTTGCAAGGACACATTATGAGGAAAACCGAGCATCATAAGGCTTTTGTTGAAAATCCAAATGGACTGCTCTTATTTACTGGTCCAAGTTGTTATGTAAGTGCCTCTTGGTATAGTAATCCCCAAATTGGTTCTACATGGAATTATATGAGTGTTCACGTAGCAGGGGAAGTCAAATTTATGTCTGATGAAGAACTCGTAGACTTTATGAGAAAACTAACTTTAAAGTTTGAAAAAGGCAATACAAAATCATTGACATTCTATGATAACCTTCCCGATAATTTCTTGAATAAAATGATGCCCGCCATTGTAGGTTTCGAAATTAAGGCAGACAATATTGAAAATGTTTTCAAGCTCAGCCAAAACAGAGATGAAAAAAGTTATCTGAATATTATTTCCAAACTTGAAGAACAAGGTGGACAAAGTGCATTGATTGCCTCAGAAATGCGAATAAGACAATCTGAACTATTTCCCGAAGGTATTGAATGGGACGGTTCAAAATTTGACTCTTGA
- a CDS encoding alpha/beta hydrolase, producing MNKAIIIILGILIIGCQNQVKESVQEKVFIELGGEKQFVEMTGASDDLPVLLFLHGGPGWPQTPHLRYFNADLTDEMILVSWDQAGCGQSYMHNPNPKNLSPESLVNDAHELTQYLKKKFNKEKIFLVGFSYGSVIGMKLAEKYPDDYYAYIGVSQVISVPESWDVSMQWLKEQAQQKNDTTALRQLDLIEKKDSTVCATILDCFMSKYELVVKYGGTVYDSAIAKEIEKAETMYEDYKDYDWFEAFNYTSARMDGVAFTTDISHITELKLPVYFIGGRHDWNLPSVVAENHMNKMTAPEKKFIWFEKSGHEVPDEEAERFNQTIIEIVKEKNR from the coding sequence ATGAATAAAGCAATAATCATAATTTTAGGTATTCTAATAATTGGTTGCCAAAACCAGGTGAAAGAAAGTGTCCAAGAAAAAGTATTCATTGAATTAGGTGGCGAAAAACAATTTGTGGAAATGACGGGTGCGTCTGACGATTTACCTGTTCTGCTATTTCTGCATGGCGGACCAGGCTGGCCTCAGACACCGCATCTGAGGTATTTTAACGCTGATTTGACTGACGAAATGATTTTAGTTTCCTGGGATCAGGCAGGATGTGGTCAATCTTATATGCATAATCCCAATCCGAAAAACCTAAGTCCTGAAAGTTTGGTCAATGATGCACATGAGTTGACGCAGTATCTAAAAAAGAAATTCAATAAAGAAAAAATATTTCTTGTGGGTTTTTCTTATGGTAGTGTTATTGGAATGAAATTAGCCGAAAAATACCCTGATGATTATTACGCCTATATTGGTGTCTCTCAGGTGATAAGTGTACCAGAAAGCTGGGACGTTTCCATGCAATGGTTGAAAGAGCAAGCCCAACAAAAGAATGATACAACAGCATTAAGGCAGTTGGATTTAATTGAAAAAAAGGACAGCACTGTTTGTGCTACCATTTTGGATTGTTTTATGAGCAAGTACGAACTTGTTGTAAAATATGGAGGAACCGTTTACGATTCAGCTATTGCGAAAGAGATTGAGAAAGCGGAAACTATGTATGAGGACTACAAAGACTATGACTGGTTTGAAGCTTTTAACTACACCTCGGCTCGAATGGATGGCGTTGCTTTCACAACGGATATTTCACATATCACAGAATTAAAGTTACCTGTTTATTTCATTGGTGGGCGTCATGACTGGAACTTACCCAGTGTAGTGGCAGAAAACCATATGAACAAAATGACAGCTCCTGAAAAGAAATTCATTTGGTTTGAAAAATCAGGACATGAAGTACCGGATGAAGAGGCTGAAAGATTTAATCAAACCATCATTGAAATCGTGAAAGAAAAAAACCGCTAA
- a CDS encoding nuclear transport factor 2 family protein: MKILINKLILTPFFLGVLFLLQSCGETNTSTNPTAPAEIPDVVSASPEYADIVNKFFEAACRFDFDVMYENFTDDAVQYWPDGTIESRTKITGKAETVAWWKKWQSTSGVEKMEITNINLIPLQVNKPLKYYNVVGTAVLAYFDNLMVYKGQPTSVRMHWVFTFDDDKKITRVFSYYDRTGIIETVKANLIKSKAAAE; this comes from the coding sequence ATGAAAATTCTAATCAACAAACTTATCCTTACGCCCTTTTTCCTGGGAGTTCTCTTTTTACTTCAAAGCTGCGGAGAAACGAATACATCAACCAATCCGACAGCTCCTGCCGAAATACCTGATGTGGTCTCCGCCTCCCCTGAATATGCAGACATCGTTAACAAATTCTTCGAAGCGGCCTGCAGATTCGATTTTGACGTCATGTATGAAAATTTTACAGATGACGCTGTGCAATACTGGCCAGACGGTACAATAGAAAGCCGTACCAAGATCACCGGCAAAGCGGAAACTGTAGCATGGTGGAAAAAATGGCAATCAACCTCAGGCGTTGAAAAAATGGAAATAACCAATATCAACCTTATCCCACTCCAGGTCAATAAACCGCTGAAATATTACAATGTCGTGGGCACCGCGGTACTGGCTTATTTTGACAACCTCATGGTATATAAAGGTCAGCCGACCAGCGTCAGGATGCATTGGGTCTTCACCTTTGACGATGATAAGAAAATCACCCGGGTCTTTAGCTATTACGACCGAACGGGTATCATTGAAACAGTGAAAGCCAATTTGATTAAAAGTAAGGCTGCTGCTGAATAA